In Gossypium arboreum isolate Shixiya-1 chromosome 5, ASM2569848v2, whole genome shotgun sequence, a single genomic region encodes these proteins:
- the LOC108480654 gene encoding uncharacterized protein LOC108480654 isoform X2 translates to MPQNFLQETVSVTPKCIRLFCSPFPKIPKFDKKSFFFPSFLFPKSVPSPSQRNPKISLEISSLFFPILFFPNHFSPTPIPFIFSPNFPKSAGLCISVGSPLLYLCRHLLSSILKEDLRVYRLQNMEGNGNEQPKCQRSFDHRGRKNNCWEFVIQILLFREREMVGSNEINLNECKSRGLTRDGTGVHDSIVNQLLTKIDGVESLNNVLLSGMTNRNDLLDEALLRPGRLEVQVEISLPDENGHLQILQIHTNKMKENSFLAPDVNLQELV, encoded by the exons atgccGCAAAATTTTTTACAAGAAACGGTATCTGTTACCCCAAAATGCATTAGACTTTTTTGTTCCCCCTTCCCCAAAATCCCAAAATTTGACAAGAAATCTTTCTTTTTTCCCTCCTTTCTTTTCCCAAAATCGGTTCCCTCCCCCTCCCAAAGAAATCCTAAAATTTCACTTgaaatttcttctctttttttcccCATTTTATTTTTCCCAAACCATTTCTCCCCTACCCCGATTCCCTTTATTTTTTCCCCCAATTTCCCCAAATCGGCAGGCCTCTGCATCTCCGTCGGTAGTCCGCTGCTGTATCTCTGTCGACATCTGCTGTCAAGTATATTGAAAGAGGACCTAAG AGTATACCGTCTGCAAAACATGGAGGGTAATGGCAATGAACAACCAAAATGTCAAAGAAGTTTTGATCATCGTGGGAGGAAGAAT AATTGCTGGGAGTTTGTTATCCAGATTTTAT TGTTTAGAGAAAGAGAAATGGTTGGAAGTAATGAAATCAACCTCAACGAGTGCAAG TCAAGAGGCTTAACTAGAGATGGTACCGGAGTTCATGACAGCATTGTAAACCAGCTGCTTACCAAG ATAGATGGAGTGGAGTCTCTAAATAATGTTTTGCTTAGTGGAATGACCAACAGAAATGATCTGCTTGATGAAGCCCTTTTGAG GCCAGGTCGTTTGGAGGTTCAAGTTGAGATAAGTCTTCCTGACGAAAATGGTCATTTGCAGATTCTTCAGATTCATACAAACAAGATGAAAGAGAATTCTTTTCTTGCTCCTGATGTTAACCTTCAAGAGCTTG tgtgA
- the LOC108480654 gene encoding uncharacterized protein LOC108480654 isoform X3, with translation MPQNFLQETVSVTPKCIRLFCSPFPKIPKFDKKSFFFPSFLFPKSVPSPSQRNPKISLEISSLFFPILFFPNHFSPTPIPFIFSPNFPKSAGLCISVGSPLLYLCRHLLSSILKEDLRVYRLQNMEGNGNEQPKCQRSFDHRGRKNNCWEFVIQILLFREREMVGSNEINLNECKSRGLTRDGTGVHDSIVNQLLTKIDGVESLNNVLLSGMTNRNDLLDEALLRSFGGSS, from the exons atgccGCAAAATTTTTTACAAGAAACGGTATCTGTTACCCCAAAATGCATTAGACTTTTTTGTTCCCCCTTCCCCAAAATCCCAAAATTTGACAAGAAATCTTTCTTTTTTCCCTCCTTTCTTTTCCCAAAATCGGTTCCCTCCCCCTCCCAAAGAAATCCTAAAATTTCACTTgaaatttcttctctttttttcccCATTTTATTTTTCCCAAACCATTTCTCCCCTACCCCGATTCCCTTTATTTTTTCCCCCAATTTCCCCAAATCGGCAGGCCTCTGCATCTCCGTCGGTAGTCCGCTGCTGTATCTCTGTCGACATCTGCTGTCAAGTATATTGAAAGAGGACCTAAG AGTATACCGTCTGCAAAACATGGAGGGTAATGGCAATGAACAACCAAAATGTCAAAGAAGTTTTGATCATCGTGGGAGGAAGAAT AATTGCTGGGAGTTTGTTATCCAGATTTTAT TGTTTAGAGAAAGAGAAATGGTTGGAAGTAATGAAATCAACCTCAACGAGTGCAAG TCAAGAGGCTTAACTAGAGATGGTACCGGAGTTCATGACAGCATTGTAAACCAGCTGCTTACCAAG ATAGATGGAGTGGAGTCTCTAAATAATGTTTTGCTTAGTGGAATGACCAACAGAAATGATCTGCTTGATGAAGCCCTTTTGAG GTCGTTTGGAGGTTCAAGTTGA
- the LOC108480654 gene encoding uncharacterized protein LOC108480654 isoform X1, with protein sequence MPQNFLQETVSVTPKCIRLFCSPFPKIPKFDKKSFFFPSFLFPKSVPSPSQRNPKISLEISSLFFPILFFPNHFSPTPIPFIFSPNFPKSAGLCISVGSPLLYLCRHLLSSILKEDLRVYRLQNMEGNGNEQPKCQRSFDHRGRKNNCWEFVIQILLFREREMVGSNEINLNECKSRGLTRDGTGVHDSIVNQLLTKIDGVESLNNVLLSGMTNRNDLLDEALLRPGRLEVQVEISLPDENGHLQILQIHTNKMKENSFLAPDVNLQELGMFVSNLWLWDLHSFLIWENQLLECQKWVHF encoded by the exons atgccGCAAAATTTTTTACAAGAAACGGTATCTGTTACCCCAAAATGCATTAGACTTTTTTGTTCCCCCTTCCCCAAAATCCCAAAATTTGACAAGAAATCTTTCTTTTTTCCCTCCTTTCTTTTCCCAAAATCGGTTCCCTCCCCCTCCCAAAGAAATCCTAAAATTTCACTTgaaatttcttctctttttttcccCATTTTATTTTTCCCAAACCATTTCTCCCCTACCCCGATTCCCTTTATTTTTTCCCCCAATTTCCCCAAATCGGCAGGCCTCTGCATCTCCGTCGGTAGTCCGCTGCTGTATCTCTGTCGACATCTGCTGTCAAGTATATTGAAAGAGGACCTAAG AGTATACCGTCTGCAAAACATGGAGGGTAATGGCAATGAACAACCAAAATGTCAAAGAAGTTTTGATCATCGTGGGAGGAAGAAT AATTGCTGGGAGTTTGTTATCCAGATTTTAT TGTTTAGAGAAAGAGAAATGGTTGGAAGTAATGAAATCAACCTCAACGAGTGCAAG TCAAGAGGCTTAACTAGAGATGGTACCGGAGTTCATGACAGCATTGTAAACCAGCTGCTTACCAAG ATAGATGGAGTGGAGTCTCTAAATAATGTTTTGCTTAGTGGAATGACCAACAGAAATGATCTGCTTGATGAAGCCCTTTTGAG GCCAGGTCGTTTGGAGGTTCAAGTTGAGATAAGTCTTCCTGACGAAAATGGTCATTTGCAGATTCTTCAGATTCATACAAACAAGATGAAAGAGAATTCTTTTCTTGCTCCTGATGTTAACCTTCAAGAGCTTGGTATGTTTGTTAGTAATTTATGGTTGTGGGATTTACATTCTTTTCTTATATGGGAGAATCAACTGTTAGAATGTCAAAAGTGGGTTCATTTTTAG
- the LOC108480654 gene encoding vesicle-fusing ATPase-like isoform X4: protein MEGNGNEQPKCQRSFDHRGRKNNCWEFVIQILLFREREMVGSNEINLNECKSRGLTRDGTGVHDSIVNQLLTKIDGVESLNNVLLSGMTNRNDLLDEALLRPGRLEVQVEISLPDENGHLQILQIHTNKMKENSFLAPDVNLQELGMFVSNLWLWDLHSFLIWENQLLECQKWVHF, encoded by the exons ATGGAGGGTAATGGCAATGAACAACCAAAATGTCAAAGAAGTTTTGATCATCGTGGGAGGAAGAAT AATTGCTGGGAGTTTGTTATCCAGATTTTAT TGTTTAGAGAAAGAGAAATGGTTGGAAGTAATGAAATCAACCTCAACGAGTGCAAG TCAAGAGGCTTAACTAGAGATGGTACCGGAGTTCATGACAGCATTGTAAACCAGCTGCTTACCAAG ATAGATGGAGTGGAGTCTCTAAATAATGTTTTGCTTAGTGGAATGACCAACAGAAATGATCTGCTTGATGAAGCCCTTTTGAG GCCAGGTCGTTTGGAGGTTCAAGTTGAGATAAGTCTTCCTGACGAAAATGGTCATTTGCAGATTCTTCAGATTCATACAAACAAGATGAAAGAGAATTCTTTTCTTGCTCCTGATGTTAACCTTCAAGAGCTTGGTATGTTTGTTAGTAATTTATGGTTGTGGGATTTACATTCTTTTCTTATATGGGAGAATCAACTGTTAGAATGTCAAAAGTGGGTTCATTTTTAG